One part of the Phragmites australis chromosome 3, lpPhrAust1.1, whole genome shotgun sequence genome encodes these proteins:
- the LOC133912036 gene encoding chaperone protein dnaJ 11, chloroplastic-like: protein MISPRPTLSSGFSAFRPGTSSSPAASPPPSPRLHAPPPLSASFSSSSSTVAAAAADHAANSFYDVLGLRPGASAREIKAAYRRLALAVHPDAAPHPASAEDFIRVHAAYSTLSDPDKRADYDRRRLLSAAAGRRRATLGRSPSFPAHHRRTWETDQCW, encoded by the coding sequence ATGATCTCCCCGCGCCCCACACTCTCCTCCGGCTTCTCTGCCTTCCGCCCTGGCACGTCATCCTCCCCGGCCGCGTCGCCGCCCCCGTCCCCGCGCCTCCACGCCCCGCCGCCGCTCtccgcctccttctcctcctcctcatccaccgtcgccgccgcggcggccgacCACGCGGCCAACTCCTTCTACGACGTCCTCGGACTCCGCCCGGGAGCCAGCGCGCGGGAGATCAAGGCCGCGTACCGCCGCCTGGCCCTCGCCGTCCACCCTGACGCCGCCCCGCACCCCGCCTCCGCCGAGGACTTCATCCGTGTCCACGCCGCCTACTCCACGCTCTCCGACCCCGACAAGCGTGCCGACTacgaccgccgccgcctcctctccgccgctgccggccgccgccgcgcgacGCTCGGCCGCTCGCCCTCGTTCCCGGCGCACCACCGCCGGACCTGGGAGACGGACCAGTGCTGGTGA
- the LOC133912034 gene encoding uncharacterized protein LOC133912034, protein MGEGIKAMLATPIQLADQVTKQAGWQCLRTECTDLRARAEQLAALLRQAARADLYERPAKRIMTDTVQALNKAAGMAARCFQSHSRLRRFFTLNPVSGLPRTLAMLDTALEDVAWLIRLSSPHADDDLCGGLPNIAQNEPVLGMIWNHIARLNTGGLAARADSAATLASLAHDNPRFAKYIIEEDGVAPLVKLLKEGTDDGQEAAATALGLLGRDEESVDKLLHSGVCSVFAAALKEPPMRVQAAVAEAIASLVQHSQSCQDLFAQSNAVRHLVSHLASGTIQEHSRYSVGGSGSRNSTPPLAAMTNLHSIVLAKSLSARQGGFGSSAPNSSEPLNRARPNQMQSVVQSAMAANTTTNGVTPPPGRPQPSSNGASGRGSREAEDPATKARMKAMAAKALWMLSRCHVGVCKSNTESRALLCFARILENGDGGAGTRLQFYSAKAIMEIARVAEHNLALRQSAFKPSSPAAKAVVEQLLLIVRKGDDDDDLLCPCITSLGCLSRTFTASETRVIGPLVQLLDDREIPVTKEAVVALTKFACTENHLHVNHCTAIVDAGGARHLVQLVYLGDELQIEALILLCYIALHVPESEELAQAGVLAVLLWASKQAHMAQDLRVEALLPGARARLDLFQSRAFR, encoded by the coding sequence ATGGGGGAGGGGATCAAGGCGATGCTGGCGACGCCGATCCAGCTCGCGGACCAGGTGACGAAGCAGGCCGGGTGGCAGTGCCTCCGGACGGAGTGCACGGACCTGCGGGCGCGCGCCGAGCAGCTCGCGGCGCTGCTGCGGCAGGCGGCTCGGGCCGACCTGTACGAGCGCCCCGCCAAGCGCATCATGACGGACACAGTGCAGGCGCTCAACAAGGCCGCGGGCATGGCCGCCCGGTGCTTCCAGAGCCACTCCCGCCTCCGCAGATTCTTCACGCTCAACCCGGTGTCCGGGCTCCCGCGCACCCTCGCGATGCTCGACACCGCGCTCGAGGACGTCGCCTGGCTGATCCGCCTCTCATCTCCGCACGCCGACGACGACCTGTGCGGCGGCCTCCCCAACATCGCGCAGAACGAGCCCGTGCTCGGCATGATCTGGAACCACATCGCGCGGCTCAACACCGGCGGCCTCGCCGCGCGGGCCGACTCGGCCGCCACCCTCGCCTCTCTCGCCCACGACAACCCCCGCTTCGCCAAGTACATCATCGAAGAGGACGGCGTCGCGCCCCTCGTCAAGTTGCTCAAGGAAGGCACAGATGACGGGCAGGAGGCCGCGGCTACGGCGCTCGGGCTTCTCGGCCGAGACGAGGAGAGCGTGGACAAGCTTCTCCACTCCGGTGTGTGCTCCGTCTTCGCCGCCGCGTTGAAGGAGCCGCCGATGCGCGTGCAGGCCGCGGTCGCCGAGGCCATCGCGTCGCTTGTGCAACACAGCCAGAGCTGCCAGGACTTGTTCGCGCAGAGCAACGCCGTCCGGCACCTTGTCAGCCACCTCGCCTCCGGAACCATCCAAGAGCACAGCAGGTACTCTGTCGGTGGGAGCGGCTCCAGGAATAGCACTCCTCCGCTGGCGGCCATGACGAACCTTCACTCCATTGTGCTTGCGAAATCGCTCAGCGCGCGCCAAGGCGGCTTTGGTTCCTCAGCCCCGAACTCGTCGGAACCTTTGAATCGAGCAAGACCGAACCAGATGCAATCGGTGGTGCAATCCGCGATGGCAGCCAACACGACGACGAATGGAGTCACGCCTCCACCCGGTAGGCCTCAGCCGAGCTCGAACGGTGCGAGCGGCCGAGGATCCCGCGAGGCCGAGGACCCGGCCACCAAGGCGCGCATGAAGGCCATGGCGGCAAAGGCTCTGTGGATGCTTTCCCGCTGTCATGTGGGAGTCTGCAAAAGCAATACAGAGTCTCGCGCGCTCCTCTGCTTCGCCAGGATCCTCGagaacggcgacggcggcgctggCACGCGCCTGCAGTTCTACTCCGCAAAGGCGATCATGGAGATCGCCCGCGTCGCCGAACACAACCTCGCGCTGCGGCAGTCCGCATTCAAGCCCAGCTCCCCGGCAGCCAAGGCCGTCGTGGAGCAGCTCCTCCTGATCGTGCGCAAgggagacgacgacgacgacctgCTGTGCCCGTGCATCACTTCCCTCGGCTGCTTGTCGCGCACGTTCACCGCGAGCGAGACCCGCGTGATCGGCCCACTGGTGCAGCTGCTCGACGACCGCGAGATCCCGGTCACCAAGGAGGCCGTGGTCGCGCTCACCAAGTTCGCCTGCACCGAGAACCACCTGCACGTGAACCACTGCACGGCCATCGTTGATGCCGGAGGGGCGCGGCACCTCGTCCAGCTCGTGTACCTCGGAGACGAGCTGCAGATTGAGGCGCTCATATTGCTGTGCTACATAGCGCTGCATGTCCCGGAGAGCGAAGAGCTCGCGCAGGCTGGGGTGCTCGCCGTGCTTCTGTGGGCGTCGAAGCAGGCACACATGGCGCAGGACCTGCGCGTCGAGGCACTGCTGCCGGGCGCCAGGGCTCGGTTGGATCTCTTCCAGTCCAGGGCATTCAGGTAA